Proteins encoded within one genomic window of uncultured Draconibacterium sp.:
- a CDS encoding FecR domain-containing protein, with protein MTKKDNTYELIVKKLTESISEEEDGLLINELDKHEYAARSYSVLNTFWRKYFPRAKKHSIIQQTEKKLGFTYHQNPKTNKWKWIGIAASILLIISMVFSINYIIEKKQAPTLNQYSCKAKEIKTVTLSDGTKVWLNSSSLLIASEPFIGDKREVTLFGEAYFEVAPNAEKPFIIETSNLKTKVLGTHFNVVAYPTDDIHEISLYEGKVQLNPNTNNNTAILNPGDRAYYNTNTGRMKLLHTDLGKPAQWRDGILRFYDEDLFSISKKLERHFETRIFIADSVTGNYKYSGEFEEESLERILELLSVAKTFEYKLNNNGIIIESKKQNKIRNDVN; from the coding sequence ATGACGAAGAAAGACAATACCTACGAGCTCATTGTTAAGAAACTAACAGAATCCATCAGCGAGGAAGAAGATGGACTTCTCATCAATGAGCTGGACAAACATGAATACGCAGCACGAAGTTATTCTGTACTTAATACCTTCTGGAGGAAATATTTCCCGAGAGCAAAAAAACACTCTATAATCCAGCAAACTGAAAAAAAGCTCGGATTCACATATCACCAAAATCCGAAAACCAATAAATGGAAATGGATCGGAATTGCAGCTTCTATATTATTAATAATATCAATGGTATTTTCAATAAACTATATTATAGAAAAAAAGCAGGCACCAACACTAAACCAGTACAGTTGTAAAGCCAAAGAAATTAAGACCGTAACCTTAAGCGATGGAACCAAGGTATGGTTAAACTCTTCATCGTTGCTAATTGCCAGCGAGCCATTTATTGGCGACAAAAGAGAAGTAACCCTGTTTGGCGAAGCTTATTTTGAAGTTGCCCCAAATGCCGAAAAGCCTTTTATAATAGAGACCTCGAACCTAAAAACAAAAGTACTGGGAACCCATTTTAATGTTGTAGCCTACCCCACCGACGATATTCATGAGATCTCATTATACGAAGGAAAGGTTCAGCTCAATCCGAACACGAATAACAATACTGCTATTCTAAATCCGGGAGATCGCGCTTATTACAACACTAACACCGGAAGGATGAAGCTATTACATACCGACCTCGGCAAACCGGCACAGTGGCGCGATGGAATATTACGCTTTTATGATGAAGATTTGTTTAGCATCTCGAAAAAACTGGAACGCCATTTTGAAACACGGATTTTCATTGCCGACTCAGTTACTGGCAACTATAAATATTCAGGAGAATTTGAAGAAGAATCGCTGGAACGGATACTCGAATTACTGAGCGTTGCCAAAACATTTGAATACAAATTAAACAACAACGGAATTATTATAGAATCAAAAAAACAAAACAAGATTAGAAATGATGTGAATTAA
- a CDS encoding SH3 domain-containing C40 family peptidase, whose protein sequence is MKFTHIIFLFFLVMASCTQQQQSSDIEQQVDQLIDQQIKDKRVEYCKVSVSVNDGKQAITGATVSKTTFEALKTFASEKGCDFSVDLLPDNTFSENPWGVVTISVCNIRSNSRHSAEMLTQSIMGTPVKVYRKEDGWYLIQTPDRYFGWVDGAGIALKSNVEVAEWKTFKKVLYKNQYGFAYAEADAKSGIATDLVLDNLLSVVDETAGFYKTALADGREAFVKKDECIGLDIWYNKSVAASDVLATAKKFKGVPYLWGGTSAKMVDCSGFVKSAYYNHGVILQRDASQQTLYGELIDTENGYDTLEAGDLVFFGRKATADQRERVTHVGLCLGDQEFIHASGKVRVNSLNRDSERYTEHYEKGFVRARRIIDNIDGNGIEWVVDNAFFKQVLPE, encoded by the coding sequence ATGAAATTTACTCACATTATTTTTCTATTCTTTTTGGTTATGGCATCTTGTACGCAACAGCAGCAATCTTCTGATATTGAACAACAAGTTGATCAGTTGATCGATCAGCAAATTAAAGATAAACGCGTAGAATACTGTAAGGTAAGTGTTTCTGTTAACGATGGGAAACAGGCAATAACTGGGGCCACCGTTTCGAAAACCACCTTTGAGGCGTTAAAAACTTTTGCATCGGAAAAGGGATGTGATTTTTCTGTTGACCTGTTACCTGATAACACTTTTAGTGAAAATCCGTGGGGTGTTGTAACTATTTCGGTTTGTAATATTCGCAGTAACTCAAGGCATTCGGCCGAGATGTTAACACAGTCGATTATGGGAACTCCTGTGAAGGTATACCGGAAAGAGGATGGTTGGTATTTAATTCAAACACCTGACCGTTATTTTGGTTGGGTTGATGGTGCCGGAATTGCTCTGAAGAGTAATGTGGAAGTGGCTGAATGGAAAACATTTAAGAAAGTTCTTTACAAAAATCAATACGGTTTTGCATATGCCGAAGCGGATGCGAAATCGGGCATTGCAACCGACCTGGTACTTGATAACCTGCTAAGTGTGGTGGATGAAACAGCTGGGTTTTATAAAACAGCTTTGGCTGACGGGCGTGAAGCTTTTGTAAAAAAGGACGAATGTATTGGCCTTGATATTTGGTACAACAAAAGTGTTGCAGCAAGCGATGTTTTGGCAACAGCTAAAAAATTTAAAGGCGTTCCGTATTTGTGGGGTGGCACATCGGCAAAGATGGTCGATTGCAGCGGTTTTGTAAAATCGGCTTATTACAATCACGGAGTAATTCTGCAACGCGATGCATCGCAGCAAACGTTATACGGAGAGTTGATTGACACCGAAAACGGATACGATACTTTAGAGGCCGGCGACCTCGTGTTTTTTGGGCGAAAGGCTACCGCTGATCAGCGCGAAAGAGTAACGCATGTTGGTTTGTGTTTGGGCGATCAGGAGTTTATTCATGCATCGGGAAAGGTTCGGGTAAATAGCTTGAACCGCGACAGTGAAAGATATACCGAACATTACGAAAAAGGCTTTGTACGTGCCCGCCGAATTATCGATAACATTGATGGCAATGGAATAGAGTGGGTGGTTGACAACGCATTTTTTAAACAGGTTTTACCGGAATAA
- a CDS encoding FadR/GntR family transcriptional regulator, with translation MDEVFRKIGSKLTLSQKIERRIEAAIREKKLPVGSRLPTERELCESFGVSRTALREALRRLSARGLIEITKGSGMTVTGLKIDDAIENLNLYYDMQFDHNLIAQIIEVRRLFEPEIAGLAAKQRTQNDLSDIQDNIEAFKACNPDNIQMEADLDNKFHLLIAKATHNPIVQISMEPIYSLLPRMRNLIYANVEGEKDITFEYHLKIFDVINKQKREEAAELMRVHLHRTMEIYQKYLHNSY, from the coding sequence ATGGATGAAGTCTTTAGAAAAATCGGGAGCAAGTTAACGCTGAGCCAAAAAATTGAACGTAGAATTGAAGCTGCAATTCGTGAAAAAAAATTGCCGGTAGGATCAAGATTGCCAACCGAAAGAGAATTGTGCGAATCGTTTGGTGTTAGCCGAACAGCATTGCGCGAAGCACTGCGTCGGTTAAGTGCGCGAGGCCTCATCGAAATTACAAAAGGTAGTGGTATGACAGTTACCGGGTTAAAGATTGACGACGCTATTGAAAACCTGAACTTGTATTACGACATGCAGTTCGATCATAACCTGATTGCACAAATTATTGAAGTGCGAAGGTTGTTTGAACCCGAGATTGCCGGCCTGGCTGCCAAACAGCGAACACAAAACGACTTAAGTGATATTCAGGATAACATTGAGGCTTTTAAAGCATGTAATCCCGACAACATTCAAATGGAAGCCGACCTGGATAATAAATTTCATTTATTAATTGCTAAAGCAACGCATAATCCGATCGTGCAGATTTCGATGGAGCCCATTTATTCGCTGTTGCCACGTATGCGAAACCTGATTTACGCAAATGTAGAGGGCGAAAAAGACATTACCTTCGAGTATCACCTGAAAATATTTGATGTAATAAACAAACAAAAAAGGGAAGAGGCAGCTGAGCTGATGAGAGTGCATTTGCATCGAACAATGGAAATCTATCAGAAATACCTGCACAACTCTTATTAG
- a CDS encoding transglutaminase-like domain-containing protein, whose product MKFLQGVFFIGLALFVFACQNKKEEVFDYHNYLSQGKFKEAESRLNEQLSDDPQNEQLAIQLETIRRLRKEFPYTRTDVTEQLRKYFPDLTDDDLNQWENARQLEMRIIDGEKRYFSRSVSNFFRLNEAAGKVKEEKNGKAYDGVDDFQLTVIPKWFEKPIEPRKPFAPQRIKVNYTNTLDANAVPAGELVKCWLPYPRTGSQRLPKVEFLEASQEDFIIAPNETMQRTVYMEKKAVQDEETVFQISYIFETAAQWFDIKPEDVQAYDKTSELYKNYTAVRLPHIVFNNQVKSLAKNIVGEEENPVKQVELLYYWINDNIPWAGALEYSVMPCIPCYVLENMHGDCGMQTFLFLSMARSLGIPCKWQSGWYLLPQTKNLHDWAEVYYEGVGWVPVDPSFKLIDSEDQRIKEFYLNGLDCYRLVVNDDFACELVPPKKYYRSEPFDFQRGELEWEGGNLYFDTWDYRLDFEYLPLTEN is encoded by the coding sequence ATGAAATTTTTACAAGGCGTATTTTTTATTGGTCTGGCATTGTTTGTTTTTGCCTGTCAAAATAAAAAAGAAGAAGTGTTCGATTATCACAATTATTTATCTCAGGGAAAATTCAAAGAAGCCGAAAGCAGGTTGAATGAGCAACTTTCTGATGATCCTCAGAATGAACAATTAGCTATTCAGCTGGAAACCATTCGCCGTTTGCGAAAGGAATTCCCTTACACACGGACAGATGTAACAGAACAGTTGCGCAAATATTTCCCGGATTTAACAGACGATGACCTGAATCAATGGGAAAATGCCAGACAGCTGGAGATGCGTATTATCGATGGCGAGAAGCGTTATTTCTCTAGGTCGGTTAGTAATTTCTTTCGTTTAAACGAAGCTGCCGGAAAAGTTAAAGAGGAAAAGAATGGGAAAGCCTACGATGGTGTTGACGATTTTCAGTTAACTGTTATTCCTAAGTGGTTTGAAAAACCGATTGAACCACGCAAACCTTTTGCTCCGCAACGAATAAAAGTAAATTATACGAATACATTGGATGCCAATGCAGTGCCGGCAGGCGAACTGGTAAAATGTTGGTTGCCTTATCCGCGAACCGGATCGCAGCGTTTGCCCAAAGTGGAATTTTTGGAGGCCAGTCAGGAGGATTTCATCATTGCTCCGAACGAAACCATGCAACGCACTGTGTATATGGAGAAAAAAGCCGTGCAAGATGAGGAGACGGTTTTTCAAATCTCCTATATTTTTGAAACTGCAGCACAGTGGTTTGATATTAAACCGGAAGATGTTCAGGCATATGATAAAACTTCGGAACTTTATAAAAATTATACAGCCGTGCGTTTACCACATATTGTGTTTAACAACCAGGTAAAATCATTAGCTAAAAATATTGTCGGCGAAGAAGAAAATCCGGTAAAGCAGGTTGAACTTTTGTATTATTGGATAAACGATAACATTCCGTGGGCCGGTGCACTCGAATATTCGGTTATGCCTTGTATTCCTTGTTACGTGCTCGAAAATATGCACGGCGATTGCGGTATGCAAACCTTTTTGTTTTTGAGTATGGCACGCAGTCTCGGCATTCCATGTAAATGGCAAAGCGGGTGGTATTTATTACCGCAAACCAAAAACCTGCACGACTGGGCCGAAGTGTATTACGAAGGAGTTGGTTGGGTCCCGGTTGATCCATCGTTTAAACTTATCGATTCGGAAGACCAGCGCATAAAAGAGTTTTACCTGAACGGGCTGGATTGTTACCGGTTGGTGGTAAACGACGATTTTGCCTGCGAGCTGGTACCACCTAAAAAGTATTATCGAAGTGAACCTTTTGACTTTCAGCGTGGAGAGCTGGAGTGGGAGGGTGGTAACTTGTATTTCGATACATGGGACTATCGCCTTGATTTCGAATATTTGCCGCTTACCGAAAACTAA
- a CDS encoding alpha-L-fucosidase has protein sequence MIKSFITFLLLTFSVALWAQTTNNEVLNMNKPERVEWFRDLGFGMFIHFSFDSQLGIVISHSMVGASEDYQNRYIKELPKTFNPKDFDAKEIATLAKLAGMKYIVFTTKHHSGFCMWDTETTDFNITNTPYKKDLLEEFVEATREAGLAVGFYFSPEDFHFLHENGLEIRRTNINNIPPHIMNKYVELNELQTIELMAKYGDIDILFYDGGEGPLLEKCKQVAWELHPDVVITRGAMATPEQTVPGTTLTDPWEACLTMGTQWAYKPANEAYKTGTQLIEILIETRAKGGNQLLNIGPKPNGAVAEEQENLLREIAAWNFVNGEAIEATKPWIIPNEENVWFTWKPEEKTLYAILTKQPEWPRGERREFVLKSVSATENTNVEVLGQSGKCVEYMPETNATTFFKQEEDALHISCVRAQRLYNNHKWNYPLVLKITNAQPAFTPPVVVTEEAEIIQSGGISYIQFNGRIVKQGDQENPKVCFQYRPLPDLANELISNEWSETKNLEIENNFFMFRLPVKNKKITYQYRTVAKHPKATVYGNYRTISIN, from the coding sequence ATGATAAAATCATTCATAACATTTCTGCTACTAACATTCTCGGTAGCATTGTGGGCGCAAACAACGAACAACGAAGTATTAAACATGAACAAACCCGAGCGTGTAGAATGGTTTCGTGATCTCGGGTTCGGTATGTTCATTCATTTTAGTTTCGACAGCCAGTTGGGAATTGTAATCAGCCACTCGATGGTGGGTGCGTCGGAAGATTATCAGAACCGCTACATTAAGGAGCTTCCAAAAACGTTTAACCCGAAAGATTTTGATGCAAAAGAAATTGCAACGCTGGCCAAATTGGCCGGAATGAAATACATTGTCTTCACCACAAAACACCACTCTGGCTTTTGTATGTGGGACACCGAAACCACCGACTTTAACATTACCAACACTCCTTATAAAAAAGACTTGTTGGAAGAATTTGTTGAAGCTACACGCGAAGCAGGACTGGCAGTTGGATTTTATTTCTCTCCCGAGGATTTTCATTTTTTGCATGAAAACGGGCTCGAAATTCGGCGAACAAATATTAACAACATTCCACCACATATTATGAATAAATATGTGGAATTGAACGAACTTCAAACGATTGAGTTGATGGCCAAATACGGCGACATCGATATTCTTTTTTACGATGGTGGAGAAGGACCTTTACTCGAAAAATGTAAACAAGTGGCTTGGGAACTTCACCCCGACGTGGTGATAACACGCGGTGCCATGGCAACTCCGGAGCAAACTGTACCCGGCACCACGCTTACCGATCCTTGGGAAGCATGTTTAACCATGGGAACGCAGTGGGCTTACAAACCGGCTAACGAAGCGTATAAAACCGGTACTCAGTTAATTGAGATATTAATTGAAACACGTGCGAAAGGAGGCAACCAACTACTCAATATCGGACCAAAACCAAATGGTGCTGTTGCCGAAGAACAGGAAAACCTATTGCGAGAAATTGCCGCGTGGAACTTTGTAAACGGCGAAGCAATTGAGGCTACCAAACCATGGATTATTCCGAACGAAGAAAATGTATGGTTTACCTGGAAACCGGAAGAAAAAACACTTTATGCCATTCTTACCAAACAACCGGAATGGCCACGTGGCGAACGTCGTGAGTTTGTGTTAAAATCAGTTAGCGCTACAGAAAATACCAACGTTGAAGTATTGGGGCAATCGGGGAAATGTGTTGAATACATGCCGGAGACAAATGCTACCACTTTTTTTAAACAGGAAGAAGATGCTTTACATATTTCATGTGTGCGTGCACAACGTTTATACAATAATCATAAATGGAATTATCCCCTTGTTTTAAAAATTACCAATGCTCAGCCTGCATTTACTCCACCCGTTGTGGTAACCGAAGAAGCCGAAATTATCCAATCCGGCGGAATAAGCTACATCCAATTTAACGGCAGAATTGTTAAGCAAGGCGACCAGGAAAATCCTAAAGTTTGTTTTCAGTATCGCCCACTTCCCGACTTAGCTAATGAACTTATTTCGAACGAATGGTCCGAAACAAAAAATTTGGAAATAGAGAACAACTTCTTTATGTTCAGGCTTCCAGTAAAGAATAAAAAAATTACCTACCAGTACCGAACGGTTGCAAAACACCCAAAAGCCACTGTTTATGGAAATTACAGAACAATTTCGATAAATTAG
- a CDS encoding RNA polymerase sigma-70 factor: MLNDQKTKLLIAEGNTRRFQLLMEVTSDELLHYALSFVRNQEIAEELISDVYVKIWHKRSELPNIQNIRSYLFIAVKNSCLSHLRKMKNEKIVFIDEYNDFLFPAIESNDDETIEKEKLNKIYEAIGELPPKCKEAFSLAKINGFKHREIADIMSISEKTVNNHLVTALKKITETLGIDKKKKAKKSPLKQASLFSFTW; this comes from the coding sequence ATGCTAAACGACCAAAAAACGAAACTGTTAATTGCCGAAGGAAATACCAGACGCTTTCAGCTACTTATGGAAGTTACCTCTGATGAATTACTTCATTACGCGTTAAGTTTTGTACGCAATCAGGAAATTGCAGAAGAACTGATAAGCGATGTTTATGTTAAAATATGGCATAAAAGATCCGAACTCCCCAATATCCAAAATATCAGATCCTATCTTTTTATTGCAGTTAAAAATAGCTGCCTGTCGCATCTCCGGAAAATGAAAAACGAGAAAATTGTATTTATCGACGAATACAACGATTTTTTATTTCCCGCTATAGAAAGCAATGATGACGAGACGATTGAAAAGGAAAAGCTAAATAAAATTTACGAAGCTATTGGGGAACTTCCTCCAAAATGCAAAGAAGCATTTTCTCTTGCTAAAATAAATGGCTTCAAACACCGTGAAATTGCAGACATAATGAGCATTTCGGAAAAAACGGTAAACAACCACCTGGTTACCGCACTGAAGAAAATAACAGAAACATTAGGCATCGATAAGAAAAAGAAAGCAAAAAAATCGCCATTAAAGCAAGCCAGTTTATTCTCTTTCACCTGGTAA
- the murQ gene encoding N-acetylmuramic acid 6-phosphate etherase, translated as MRVTESSSLYDNLDQMTVEELLTGINNEDAKIHIAVQKEIPQIEKLVTQLVDRLKAGGRLFYLGAGTSGRLGILDASEIPPTYGMPDGVVIGLIAGGDRAIRKAVEAAEDNIHGGWEDLQKFQVNDRDTIVGIAASGGTPYVIGALQDGNNNGLLTACITCNPNSEIAKVAKIAIEPIVGPEFVTGSTRMKAGTAQKMVLNMITTSLMIKLGRVKGNKMVDMQLTNKKLVERGSKMIVDELSIEFEEAKRLLLLHGSVRAVLDNYKKKGQQSV; from the coding sequence ATGAGGGTCACAGAATCATCATCTTTATACGACAACCTCGACCAGATGACAGTTGAAGAGCTGTTAACAGGAATAAACAACGAGGATGCAAAAATTCATATTGCCGTACAAAAAGAAATTCCACAGATAGAAAAATTAGTTACCCAACTGGTAGACCGCCTAAAAGCAGGCGGTCGTTTGTTTTATTTGGGCGCAGGCACCAGCGGACGACTGGGCATCCTCGATGCATCGGAAATACCGCCAACTTATGGCATGCCCGATGGTGTTGTAATCGGCCTTATTGCCGGTGGCGACCGTGCCATCCGAAAAGCTGTTGAGGCAGCCGAAGACAACATTCACGGTGGTTGGGAAGACCTGCAGAAGTTTCAGGTGAATGATCGCGATACTATTGTTGGAATTGCAGCTTCGGGAGGTACACCTTACGTAATTGGTGCTTTGCAAGACGGAAACAACAACGGATTACTCACCGCCTGTATAACCTGCAACCCAAACTCGGAAATTGCCAAAGTGGCAAAAATCGCTATCGAACCAATTGTAGGCCCCGAGTTTGTAACCGGAAGTACGCGAATGAAAGCCGGAACAGCGCAGAAAATGGTACTGAATATGATTACCACTTCGCTGATGATAAAACTGGGTCGGGTAAAAGGCAACAAAATGGTTGATATGCAACTTACCAACAAAAAATTGGTTGAACGCGGATCGAAAATGATCGTTGACGAATTGAGCATTGAGTTTGAAGAAGCTAAACGGCTTCTACTCTTGCACGGATCAGTTCGGGCAGTACTCGATAATTACAAGAAAAAAGGACAGCAATCTGTTTAG
- a CDS encoding dipeptide epimerase — MQLRFKPFELQLKHTFTLATSSRTTTPVMLVELEHDGLIGYGEASMPPYLGESHETVTRFLKKVDLSGFNDPFRMDEILEYVDQLEPGNRAAKACIDIALHDLVGKILGQPWYKIWGLKPENTPYTTYTIGIDTREVVIEKTKEAAEFKMLKVKMGRDNDKELIETIRLVTDVPLCVDVNQGWKDKHEALEMIHWMDEKGIVFVEQPMPKEQLDDMAWLTAHSPLPTIADEAFQRIHDIPKFKDVYSGINIKLMKSTGMREAKKMIDVARALDMKVMIGCMTETSCAISAASQLSPLCDWADLDGALLITNDVFDGMKVIDGKVTLFDIPGIGVVKR; from the coding sequence ATGCAACTACGTTTTAAACCATTTGAACTTCAGTTAAAACATACTTTTACGCTGGCAACCAGCTCGCGTACAACCACGCCTGTAATGTTGGTTGAACTGGAACACGACGGACTTATTGGATATGGCGAAGCTTCAATGCCGCCGTATTTAGGCGAATCGCACGAAACTGTTACCCGCTTTCTGAAGAAAGTGGACTTGTCGGGATTTAACGATCCGTTCCGTATGGATGAAATTCTGGAATATGTGGATCAGCTGGAACCGGGAAACCGCGCGGCAAAAGCCTGTATCGATATTGCTTTGCATGATTTGGTGGGGAAAATTTTAGGGCAGCCCTGGTATAAAATATGGGGATTAAAACCCGAAAATACGCCTTACACAACCTATACCATTGGTATTGACACACGCGAAGTGGTAATTGAAAAAACCAAAGAAGCCGCCGAGTTTAAAATGCTAAAGGTTAAAATGGGGCGCGATAACGATAAAGAGCTGATTGAAACAATCCGCTTGGTTACCGATGTGCCTTTGTGTGTGGATGTAAATCAGGGCTGGAAAGACAAGCATGAAGCGCTGGAAATGATCCACTGGATGGATGAGAAAGGGATTGTTTTTGTGGAGCAGCCCATGCCCAAAGAGCAGCTGGACGATATGGCCTGGCTAACAGCACACAGTCCGCTGCCAACTATTGCCGACGAAGCTTTTCAGCGAATTCACGATATTCCGAAGTTTAAAGATGTTTACTCCGGAATAAACATTAAGCTGATGAAAAGCACCGGTATGCGCGAGGCAAAGAAAATGATTGATGTGGCGCGTGCACTCGATATGAAGGTTATGATCGGGTGTATGACCGAAACCTCGTGTGCCATTTCCGCAGCTTCGCAATTGTCACCACTATGCGATTGGGCTGATCTGGATGGAGCTTTGCTAATTACCAACGATGTATTTGATGGAATGAAAGTGATTGACGGGAAAGTTACTCTATTCGATATTCCGGGGATCGGTGTGGTTAAGCGATAA